In a genomic window of Flavobacterium crassostreae:
- the rsfS gene encoding ribosome silencing factor has translation MAKKTINNDDLLANIIKGIEEVKGNDISILDLREIDAAVCDYYVICNGNSNTQVNAIVNSIQKTVSKELKDKPWHVEGSDNAEWVLMDYVNIVVHVFQKQIREYYNIESLWGDAKITTIENKY, from the coding sequence ATGGCAAAAAAGACAATCAATAATGATGATTTATTAGCAAACATCATAAAAGGAATAGAAGAAGTAAAAGGAAATGATATTAGCATTTTAGATTTGAGAGAAATAGATGCTGCAGTTTGTGACTATTATGTTATTTGTAATGGTAACTCCAATACGCAAGTAAACGCAATTGTAAATTCTATCCAAAAAACAGTTTCAAAAGAACTCAAAGACAAGCCCTGGCATGTAGAAGGATCCGACAATGCAGAATGGGTATTGATGGATTATGTAAATATTGTAGTGCATGTGTTCCAAAAACAAATTAGAGAATACTACAATATTGAAAGTTTATGGGGAGATGCAAAAATCACCACAATTGAAAATAAATATTAA
- a CDS encoding superoxide dismutase, with product MKNTALLIVSWITTLFLFSCQDKKLTEVVEVPLPTAQEKVAIGHPEDVKAAQGSFQLEKLAYSYDALAPTVSALTLETHYSKHYLSYTNNLNKAISGTPYENQSIENILAKLDLNNPELRNNAGGYYNHTLYWKSMAPDTPDVATDTLAAVINRDFGSFKNFEIAFKNEATNQFGSAWTFLVVDKYGKLKLTSTQNQDNPLMRNAAVPGTPILALDLWEHAYYLGYQYRRKSYIDSFFTVINWAKINENYEAAIRKKY from the coding sequence ATGAAAAATACTGCTTTATTAATAGTTAGCTGGATAACAACTTTGTTTTTATTTTCTTGCCAAGATAAAAAATTAACCGAAGTAGTAGAAGTTCCGTTGCCTACCGCTCAAGAAAAAGTTGCCATAGGTCATCCTGAAGATGTTAAGGCTGCACAAGGATCGTTTCAGTTAGAAAAATTAGCCTACAGCTATGATGCATTGGCTCCAACGGTTTCTGCACTGACCCTCGAAACACATTATTCTAAACATTATCTCAGCTACACCAACAATTTAAATAAAGCCATTTCGGGTACTCCATACGAAAACCAATCTATCGAGAATATTTTGGCCAAACTAGATTTAAACAATCCCGAATTACGCAATAATGCTGGTGGTTACTACAACCACACGCTCTATTGGAAATCTATGGCACCCGATACACCAGATGTAGCAACAGATACTCTAGCAGCTGTTATAAACAGGGATTTTGGTAGTTTTAAAAATTTTGAAATTGCCTTTAAAAACGAAGCTACCAATCAATTTGGATCTGCTTGGACCTTTTTGGTGGTAGACAAATATGGCAAATTAAAACTAACCAGTACCCAAAATCAAGACAATCCTTTGATGCGGAATGCGGCGGTTCCGGGTACTCCAATTTTGGCATTAGACTTGTGGGAACATGCCTATTATTTGGGCTACCAATACCGACGTAAGAGCTACATTGATTCTTTTTTTACGGTAATAAATTGGGCTAAAATTAACGAAAACTACGAAGCTGCCATAAGAAAAAAATACTAG
- a CDS encoding shikimate dehydrogenase family protein, with product MTLNNRKRFGLLGKNISYSFSKGYFSAKFEQEAYENYSYENFDIPEISLFNTLIKDNPETLAGINVTIPYKEAVLPFLDQVSKKAKKIGAVNTIKFTKKGKLKGYNTDYYGFKKSLEPMLESHHKKALILGTGGASKGVCYALKELGIAYTLVSRVQTENSIGYAAINSKIMQSHTIIINATPVGTSPNIEAYPALPYADFSSKHIAYDLIYNPAETQFLKRAAAEGAQTKNGYDMLVFQAEKAWEIWNK from the coding sequence ATGACACTAAATAACCGCAAACGCTTTGGGCTATTAGGCAAAAACATCAGTTATTCTTTCTCAAAGGGCTATTTTAGTGCTAAGTTTGAACAAGAAGCTTATGAGAATTACAGCTATGAAAATTTTGACATACCCGAAATTAGCCTCTTTAATACTCTAATTAAAGACAATCCAGAAACTTTAGCCGGAATTAATGTTACCATTCCGTATAAAGAGGCAGTGTTGCCCTTTTTGGACCAAGTATCTAAAAAAGCCAAAAAAATTGGCGCTGTAAACACCATCAAGTTTACCAAAAAAGGAAAATTAAAAGGGTACAATACGGATTATTATGGGTTTAAAAAATCCTTAGAACCGATGCTGGAATCCCACCACAAAAAGGCCTTAATTCTGGGTACTGGTGGTGCCTCCAAAGGCGTTTGTTATGCTTTGAAAGAATTAGGCATTGCGTACACTTTGGTATCTCGGGTCCAAACAGAAAATTCCATTGGATATGCTGCCATAAACTCCAAAATAATGCAGAGCCATACCATTATAATCAATGCCACACCTGTGGGTACCAGCCCAAACATTGAGGCATACCCTGCCCTGCCCTACGCTGATTTTAGTAGTAAACACATTGCCTATGATTTGATTTATAATCCGGCCGAAACCCAATTTTTAAAAAGAGCAGCTGCAGAAGGAGCTCAAACCAAAAATGGCTATGATATGCTTGTTTTTCAGGCAGAAAAAGCTTGGGAGATTTGGAATAAATAA
- the ftsH gene encoding ATP-dependent zinc metalloprotease FtsH produces MAKNNNPNPNKFKVSPWLVYTAILLIFLFISFITGSSGLQEPSQLTSSKFNVFLEKGQIEKVVVYNKVEAEVFLKPEALKLKEHQKVSKDVFDRPNNKGPQYTFEIGNDQIFQTKLEKAVAEGKLKEFNFQAKSNWSDILISLLPIIIIIGVWIFIMRKMSGGGGAGGGGQIFNIGKSKAKLFDEKTDIKTTFKDVAGLEGAKEEIQEIVEFLKNPEKYTNLGGKIPKGALLVGPPGTGKTLLAKAVAGEAQVPFFSLSGSDFVEMFVGVGASRVRDLFKQAKEKSPAIIFIDEIDAVGRARGKSNMSGGNDERENTLNQLLTEMDGFGTNSNVIVLAATNRADVLDKALMRAGRFDRQIFVDLPDIRERAEIFKVHLAPLKKVEGLDLDFLAKQTPGFSGADIANVCNEAALIAARYNKTAVDKQDFLDAVDRIVGGLEKKNKIITPEEKKAIAIHEAGHATVSWMLEHAAPLIKVTIVPRGQSLGAAWYLPEERQIVRPDQMLDEMCATMGGRAAEKVTFNRISTGALSDLEKVTKQARAMVTIYGLNDKIGNVTYYDSSGQGEYNFSKPYSDETAKVIDTEISLLIEGQYLRAIAILEENKDKLNQLADILIEKEVIFKDDLEAIFGKRPFDTTTEPIVS; encoded by the coding sequence ATGGCTAAAAATAATAATCCAAACCCTAATAAATTTAAAGTAAGTCCATGGTTAGTATATACTGCCATATTGCTTATTTTTCTATTCATAAGTTTTATTACTGGCAGCTCAGGCCTGCAAGAACCTTCGCAATTAACTTCTTCTAAATTTAATGTTTTTCTGGAAAAAGGACAAATAGAAAAAGTAGTGGTGTACAACAAGGTCGAAGCCGAAGTTTTTTTAAAACCAGAGGCTCTAAAACTTAAAGAACACCAAAAAGTTTCCAAGGATGTGTTTGACCGCCCAAATAACAAAGGACCACAATACACCTTTGAGATTGGAAATGACCAAATATTTCAGACAAAACTAGAAAAAGCAGTTGCCGAAGGAAAGTTAAAAGAATTCAATTTTCAGGCCAAAAGCAATTGGTCCGATATCCTGATTAGCTTATTGCCTATCATTATCATCATTGGAGTTTGGATCTTCATCATGAGAAAAATGTCTGGCGGTGGCGGTGCTGGCGGTGGCGGACAGATTTTTAATATCGGAAAATCCAAAGCAAAGCTTTTTGACGAAAAAACAGATATCAAAACCACCTTTAAAGATGTGGCTGGTTTAGAGGGAGCTAAAGAAGAAATACAAGAAATTGTAGAGTTTTTAAAAAACCCCGAAAAATACACCAACCTTGGTGGTAAAATACCTAAAGGAGCGCTACTAGTTGGACCTCCTGGAACTGGTAAAACCTTATTGGCAAAAGCTGTTGCTGGCGAGGCACAGGTTCCGTTCTTTTCATTATCTGGATCGGATTTTGTTGAAATGTTTGTAGGCGTTGGTGCCTCAAGAGTACGGGACTTATTTAAGCAAGCCAAAGAGAAATCTCCTGCCATTATTTTTATTGACGAAATTGATGCCGTAGGTAGAGCTAGAGGAAAGAGCAACATGTCTGGAGGTAATGACGAAAGAGAAAACACCCTAAACCAACTCCTTACAGAAATGGATGGATTTGGGACAAATTCTAACGTAATTGTATTGGCTGCAACCAACAGAGCAGATGTATTAGACAAAGCATTAATGCGTGCTGGTAGATTTGACAGACAAATATTTGTAGACCTACCCGATATTAGAGAGCGTGCAGAGATATTTAAAGTACATTTAGCTCCACTTAAAAAAGTAGAAGGTCTTGATTTAGACTTTTTGGCCAAACAAACCCCAGGATTCTCTGGTGCAGATATTGCCAATGTGTGTAATGAAGCTGCGCTTATTGCAGCCCGTTATAACAAAACTGCAGTAGACAAACAAGATTTCTTGGATGCTGTAGACAGAATTGTAGGCGGGTTAGAAAAGAAAAATAAAATTATTACTCCAGAGGAGAAAAAAGCTATTGCAATCCATGAGGCAGGGCACGCAACAGTGAGCTGGATGTTAGAACACGCCGCACCACTTATAAAAGTAACCATAGTGCCTAGAGGACAAAGTTTAGGAGCTGCATGGTACCTACCAGAGGAGCGTCAAATTGTTCGACCGGATCAAATGTTAGATGAAATGTGCGCAACAATGGGCGGTAGAGCCGCAGAAAAGGTGACTTTTAATCGTATTTCTACTGGTGCCTTAAGTGATTTAGAAAAAGTAACCAAACAAGCTCGCGCTATGGTTACCATATATGGTTTGAATGATAAAATTGGAAACGTAACCTATTATGATTCTTCTGGACAAGGAGAGTATAATTTTTCAAAACCATATTCTGACGAAACTGCCAAAGTTATTGATACTGAAATTTCTTTACTCATTGAAGGACAATACCTAAGAGCTATTGCTATTCTAGAAGAGAACAAAGACAAATTAAACCAACTGGCAGATATCTTGATTGAAAAAGAAGTTATCTTTAAAGATGACCTAGAAGCAATTTTTGGAAAAAGACCATTTGACACCACTACAGAACCAATAGTGTCTTAA
- a CDS encoding lactate utilization protein B/C — protein MSLFRKLFGSSSSASDEEREREEQETATLSNLSIDEQFIHHFKKNGGKFLYCENLTELKEQFENILEENDWFESEVLCYDPSLFSLLNENKLSYGMARNPKFLFSGCENLIAEEGSILFSSKQIKQHKPNELPSNMVIYATTSQILAIKSDGLSAIKKKYERDYPTNITAIKYFEKAKEEDFTQYGSSPKNLYLLLLENL, from the coding sequence ATGAGTCTTTTTAGAAAACTTTTTGGTTCTAGTAGTTCGGCCTCAGATGAAGAGAGAGAGAGAGAAGAGCAAGAAACCGCTACGCTTAGCAACCTATCTATAGATGAACAATTTATTCATCATTTTAAAAAAAATGGCGGCAAATTTTTATATTGTGAAAACCTTACGGAATTAAAAGAACAATTTGAAAACATTTTGGAAGAAAACGATTGGTTTGAAAGCGAAGTACTTTGCTACGACCCGAGTTTATTTAGTCTTCTAAACGAAAACAAGCTTTCTTATGGAATGGCTAGAAATCCTAAATTTCTGTTTTCGGGCTGTGAGAATTTAATAGCCGAAGAGGGTTCTATACTATTTTCGTCCAAACAAATTAAACAACACAAACCAAATGAATTGCCTAGCAATATGGTGATTTATGCAACAACAAGTCAAATTTTGGCTATAAAAAGCGATGGTCTTAGTGCTATAAAAAAGAAGTACGAACGTGATTATCCTACAAATATAACTGCAATAAAATATTTTGAAAAAGCAAAAGAGGAAGACTTTACACAATATGGAAGTTCTCCCAAAAATCTTTATTTATTGTTGTTAGAAAATCTTTAA
- a CDS encoding acyl-CoA-binding protein, translating to MRSEDLDTQFQAAVTKALTMTQATLPQDVQLRLYAYYKQATFGNLQTKQTTTYHLRDAFKTNAWMQISHLSAEQAKEEYIKMITDLSKK from the coding sequence ATGCGTTCCGAAGATTTAGATACGCAATTTCAAGCAGCGGTTACTAAAGCGCTGACAATGACCCAAGCAACTTTGCCGCAGGATGTGCAATTGCGTTTGTATGCGTATTACAAACAAGCTACCTTTGGAAATTTACAAACCAAACAAACCACCACCTATCATTTAAGAGATGCTTTTAAAACAAATGCTTGGATGCAAATAAGTCATTTATCTGCAGAGCAAGCCAAAGAAGAATACATTAAAATGATTACAGATCTTTCAAAAAAATAG
- a CDS encoding phosphatidylserine decarboxylase family protein, with amino-acid sequence MFHKEGTKTILLGIIFTASVLLISDNLIALFWLKKAIQIAAFLILVIILQFFRNPKRTVAINENHLLAPVDGKVVVIEEVYEPEYFKDKRLQVSIFMSPINVHVTRYALSGIVKFSKYHPGKFLVAWHPKASEENERTTVVVQNNTFGAILYRQIAGALARRIVNYAQEGMQVVQGTDAGFIKFGSRVDLFLPLGTPVNVVLNQKAIGGKTIIATKA; translated from the coding sequence ATGTTTCATAAAGAAGGAACCAAGACTATTTTATTAGGAATTATTTTTACAGCTAGTGTACTTTTAATTTCAGACAATTTGATTGCACTATTTTGGCTTAAAAAAGCGATTCAAATTGCTGCTTTTTTGATTTTAGTTATCATTTTACAATTTTTTAGAAATCCAAAAAGAACCGTTGCAATAAATGAAAACCACCTTCTGGCACCTGTAGACGGAAAGGTTGTGGTTATTGAAGAGGTTTATGAACCCGAATATTTCAAAGACAAACGCTTACAGGTTTCTATTTTTATGTCTCCAATTAATGTTCACGTAACTCGTTATGCATTAAGCGGAATTGTAAAATTCAGCAAATACCATCCCGGTAAATTTTTGGTGGCTTGGCATCCAAAAGCAAGCGAAGAAAACGAAAGAACTACTGTAGTGGTCCAAAACAATACCTTTGGAGCAATATTATATAGACAAATAGCTGGTGCATTGGCGCGTAGAATTGTAAATTATGCCCAAGAAGGAATGCAAGTGGTACAAGGTACAGATGCTGGATTTATAAAATTTGGTTCTAGAGTAGATTTGTTTTTACCGTTAGGAACTCCTGTAAATGTAGTCCTTAATCAAAAAGCCATTGGCGGAAAAACCATTATTGCCACAAAAGCATAA
- a CDS encoding aspartate aminotransferase family protein has protein sequence MNTDFIKYQAQTSPHPLGLEISYAKGSYIYTTDGQKYLDFVAGVSACTLGHQPQRVNQAIKAQLDKYSHVMVYGEYAQSPAVEYCKLLASLLPDSLNKTYLVNSGTEAIEGALKLARRVTGRSQLISCHNAYHGNTMGSLSLMGYEPRKQAFRPLLPDVDFITFNNEADLEKITTKTAAILVETIQGGAGFIEPKNDFLKKVRARCTAMGALLILDEIQPGFGRTGKLFGFQNYDILPDVVVMGKGMASGMPVGAFTASAARMDLLQDNPKLGHITTFGGHPVIASACLATLQELTQTDLIQKTLEKEKLFRYLLVHPLIKEVRGKGLMLAIMTPSEAVTNEVILKCQDKGLILFWLLFEPCAIRITPPLTISEEEIREGCAIIKQVLDNMVG, from the coding sequence TTGAATACCGATTTTATAAAATACCAAGCACAAACCTCTCCGCATCCGTTAGGTTTAGAAATATCTTATGCAAAAGGATCTTACATATATACCACTGATGGCCAAAAATATTTGGATTTTGTAGCAGGCGTTTCGGCATGTACCCTTGGGCACCAACCACAACGGGTAAACCAAGCCATTAAGGCACAATTGGACAAATATTCGCACGTGATGGTTTATGGAGAATACGCACAAAGTCCGGCAGTAGAATATTGTAAATTATTAGCCTCACTCCTACCGGATTCGTTAAACAAAACCTACTTGGTCAACTCCGGCACCGAAGCCATTGAAGGAGCTCTAAAACTAGCCCGTAGAGTAACCGGCCGAAGCCAATTGATTTCCTGCCACAATGCCTACCATGGCAACACTATGGGGTCTTTGAGCCTCATGGGCTATGAACCACGCAAACAAGCTTTTCGACCCTTGCTGCCAGATGTAGACTTTATTACTTTTAATAACGAAGCCGATTTAGAAAAAATAACCACCAAAACAGCTGCCATACTAGTAGAAACCATACAAGGAGGTGCTGGTTTTATAGAACCCAAAAATGACTTTCTCAAAAAAGTAAGAGCCCGCTGTACTGCCATGGGTGCCTTGCTTATTTTGGACGAAATCCAACCCGGATTTGGAAGAACCGGAAAATTATTTGGTTTTCAAAACTACGATATTCTGCCCGATGTGGTGGTTATGGGCAAAGGAATGGCAAGCGGCATGCCCGTAGGTGCCTTTACGGCTTCGGCTGCAAGAATGGATCTACTGCAAGATAACCCAAAATTAGGGCACATCACCACCTTTGGAGGACACCCTGTCATTGCGTCAGCTTGTTTGGCCACATTGCAAGAATTAACCCAAACAGACCTAATACAAAAGACATTAGAGAAAGAAAAACTATTTAGATATCTTTTGGTACACCCTTTGATAAAGGAGGTTAGAGGAAAAGGGTTAATGTTGGCTATAATGACTCCAAGTGAGGCAGTAACCAATGAGGTGATTCTAAAATGCCAAGACAAAGGGCTTATTTTATTTTGGTTGCTCTTTGAGCCTTGCGCCATCCGGATCACGCCACCACTAACTATTTCGGAAGAAGAAATTAGAGAAGGTTGTGCTATCATTAAACAAGTACTGGACAACATGGTTGGCTAA
- a CDS encoding OstA-like protein: MNKSLFLLGCFLVFLCSRVALAQAPKKIIVEHADYADINQAEIPDAFLLTGNVRVNHDGIVLTCNKAYYFQKENYIKAFGNVQLVQGDTLFLNSKYAEYSGNVKKAFAAGEAYMSSPDATLNTDTIHFDRNSQEVYYTTVGNITSKDNNLRSKSGKYFVKQKKFQFLTAVTITNPQCVIQSNHLDYYSNSGHSYLFGPSTITSKNNYIYTEKGFYDTKKNVAHFIRKSYIKYEDRRIQGDSLYYDRNKEFASATRNVKITDSINRGIIKGHYGEIYKKKDSMFVTKRAIASNFVDNDSVYIHGKRLLITGKEGDRIIRAFNNVRFLKKDMSGKCDSIHSSAKTALTKLIGNPIIWNGDNQITGEVIHLIGDNTTRKLDSLKVLNNTFLVSRDTISNGYNQIKGLNLYGKFYQGTLHDVTVVKNAEVIYYMRNENKELIGINKNLSSKIDLVLDNNAVETITFYNQVDGSIYPDKELPENARKLRGLVWRGDERMYTKEALFSAEENAYNTQMLNQAKKENALKNVPMKTRKETVDYDKKKPKK, encoded by the coding sequence TTGAATAAATCACTATTCTTGCTAGGATGTTTCTTAGTGTTTTTGTGTTCCAGAGTTGCTTTGGCACAAGCCCCAAAAAAAATAATTGTAGAACATGCGGACTATGCAGATATTAATCAAGCAGAAATTCCAGATGCTTTTTTGCTAACCGGAAACGTTCGGGTTAACCATGATGGTATTGTATTGACCTGTAACAAAGCCTATTATTTTCAGAAAGAAAATTATATCAAAGCCTTTGGAAATGTTCAGTTAGTGCAAGGAGATACGTTGTTTTTGAACAGCAAATATGCCGAATATAGTGGCAATGTCAAAAAAGCATTTGCCGCAGGAGAAGCCTACATGAGCTCTCCAGATGCCACCCTAAATACCGATACAATCCATTTTGATCGAAACAGCCAAGAAGTATATTACACTACTGTAGGGAATATTACCAGCAAAGACAACAACTTGCGTTCCAAATCCGGAAAGTATTTTGTAAAACAAAAGAAATTTCAATTTTTGACCGCAGTAACCATCACCAATCCACAGTGCGTAATACAATCCAACCATTTGGATTATTACAGCAATTCTGGACATTCGTACCTCTTTGGACCTTCAACCATAACGAGTAAAAACAATTATATTTATACCGAAAAAGGATTTTATGATACCAAAAAAAACGTGGCGCATTTTATTCGGAAATCGTACATAAAATATGAAGATAGGCGCATACAAGGAGATAGCTTGTATTATGACCGTAATAAAGAATTTGCCTCTGCCACCAGAAACGTAAAAATTACAGACTCTATCAATAGAGGGATTATCAAGGGCCATTATGGCGAAATATACAAAAAGAAAGACTCTATGTTTGTTACCAAACGAGCAATAGCCAGTAATTTTGTAGACAATGACTCGGTTTATATACACGGAAAACGTTTGCTTATAACAGGCAAAGAAGGGGACCGAATCATCCGGGCTTTTAACAACGTGCGTTTTTTAAAAAAAGACATGAGTGGCAAGTGTGACTCGATCCACTCTAGCGCCAAGACCGCTCTAACCAAATTAATTGGAAATCCTATTATCTGGAACGGTGACAATCAAATAACTGGAGAGGTTATCCATCTTATAGGAGACAATACCACCCGGAAATTAGACTCCCTTAAAGTGCTCAACAACACTTTTTTGGTTTCTAGAGATACCATAAGTAATGGCTATAATCAAATTAAAGGACTTAATCTGTATGGCAAATTTTACCAAGGAACATTGCATGATGTGACTGTAGTCAAAAATGCCGAAGTTATTTATTACATGCGCAATGAGAACAAAGAACTCATTGGTATAAACAAAAATCTAAGCAGCAAAATCGATCTGGTACTAGACAATAATGCCGTAGAAACAATTACGTTTTACAACCAAGTAGATGGCAGTATATATCCAGATAAAGAATTGCCTGAAAATGCCCGAAAATTAAGAGGCTTAGTCTGGCGAGGAGACGAACGTATGTACACCAAAGAAGCTCTTTTTTCGGCTGAAGAAAATGCCTATAATACCCAAATGCTAAACCAAGCAAAGAAAGAAAATGCGCTAAAAAACGTACCTATGAAAACCCGAAAGGAAACCGTAGATTATGATAAGAAAAAACCTAAAAAATAA
- a CDS encoding tetratricopeptide repeat protein — translation MQLSNEEDDYNLSISKFESMLKTNKVLFFDSEEFEEIILHYLDMGKATLAKKALKLGLDQHPKSTGLRLVQVEMLVFDNKLDLAEKLLQELYAIEPNNEEIYIQKANIYSKRDQHEKAVEFLKIALQHTEDFADVYNLIGMEYLFMDNLELAKENFIKCLEEDLEDQSALYNVVYCFEFLDQNLEAIAYLNKYINKNPYSEIAWHQMGRLYYDLKDYENAIRAFDYATLIDDEFLGAFMEKAKAYERLKKYDLAIESYNRTIALDDATSYALLRIGKCHERLGNTALALKYYNQTVHEDPLLDKGWIAITDFYLRQKNFQKALFFVNKALAIDNQNRLYWKRYASINKEMNFFEEAEFGFRKAVEFGDTALDTWLFWVDILQFLGEFDSAIQTLLQASEYFPEENEIEYRLAGLYFMIQDNTKAKFHLSNALRLKFDNYILIEDLFPVVWSKKIVQNYIDKHNNTNDTK, via the coding sequence ATGCAATTAAGCAACGAAGAAGACGACTATAACTTATCTATATCCAAATTTGAGTCTATGTTAAAAACCAACAAAGTACTCTTTTTTGACTCCGAAGAATTTGAAGAAATAATTCTTCATTATCTAGATATGGGCAAAGCGACTTTGGCCAAAAAAGCTTTAAAACTAGGTTTGGACCAACATCCAAAATCTACTGGTCTAAGACTGGTCCAGGTAGAAATGCTTGTGTTTGATAACAAATTAGATCTTGCAGAGAAACTACTGCAGGAACTTTATGCCATTGAGCCTAATAATGAAGAAATATACATCCAGAAAGCCAATATTTATTCTAAAAGAGACCAACACGAAAAAGCTGTCGAATTTTTAAAAATAGCCTTACAACACACCGAAGATTTTGCAGATGTCTACAACTTAATTGGTATGGAATACCTCTTTATGGACAATCTAGAGCTTGCCAAAGAAAATTTTATTAAATGCCTAGAAGAAGATCTAGAAGACCAATCTGCACTCTATAATGTGGTGTATTGCTTTGAGTTTTTGGATCAAAATCTAGAAGCCATTGCGTACTTAAATAAGTACATTAACAAAAATCCTTACAGTGAAATTGCTTGGCACCAAATGGGGCGTTTGTATTATGATCTAAAAGATTATGAAAATGCCATACGTGCATTTGACTACGCAACACTAATAGACGACGAGTTTTTAGGGGCATTTATGGAAAAAGCAAAAGCCTATGAACGATTAAAAAAATACGATTTAGCAATAGAAAGCTACAACAGAACCATTGCCTTAGATGATGCAACATCTTACGCGTTATTGCGAATAGGCAAATGCCATGAACGCTTGGGCAACACCGCCTTAGCCCTAAAATACTACAATCAAACCGTACACGAAGACCCTCTTTTGGACAAGGGATGGATTGCTATAACAGATTTTTATTTGCGTCAAAAAAACTTTCAAAAGGCATTGTTTTTTGTCAATAAAGCATTAGCAATTGACAATCAAAACCGGTTGTACTGGAAACGTTATGCAAGTATTAACAAAGAGATGAATTTCTTTGAAGAAGCAGAATTTGGTTTTAGAAAGGCAGTAGAATTTGGAGATACCGCATTAGATACGTGGTTATTCTGGGTAGATATTCTACAATTTCTGGGCGAATTTGATAGCGCCATCCAAACATTATTACAAGCATCCGAATATTTTCCGGAAGAAAACGAAATAGAATATCGCCTGGCCGGATTGTACTTTATGATTCAAGACAACACCAAGGCAAAATTTCATTTAAGCAACGCTTTGCGATTAAAATTTGATAATTATATTCTAATTGAAGATTTATTTCCGGTGGTGTGGTCCAAAAAAATAGTTCAAAATTATATTGACAAACACAACAATACCAATGACACTAAATAA
- a CDS encoding phosphatidate cytidylyltransferase yields the protein MNETLKRSISGSIYVILLIASIYYSKESFFILFGIFLTLAIYEFCNLTQISKPLPLIAGTLLYTTVILVSHYSKETSTKINAYLGTNIEINTNIQQLNITLLVVTLVVFVKCILFLFFDKLHKISTSSKYLYLFGYILLPFIFITKISFGIKDYNPKIIIGLFLLIWTNDTFAYIVGKSIGKTKLLAHISPKKTVEGFIGGILFAILAGYLISKYYIKAKPEFSQQSIIIWASIAVIVGVFGTIGDLIESKFKRIAGVKDSGKIMPGHGGVLDRLDSVIFVAPIVFLFYQILNYVS from the coding sequence ATGAATGAAACTTTAAAGAGGTCTATATCTGGATCAATTTACGTAATTTTACTAATAGCTTCCATATATTATTCTAAGGAGAGTTTTTTTATTCTCTTTGGAATATTTTTAACACTTGCTATATATGAGTTTTGCAATCTGACCCAAATTAGCAAACCCCTACCCTTAATTGCAGGAACTTTACTATATACAACCGTAATTTTAGTTAGCCATTACAGCAAAGAAACTAGCACCAAAATCAATGCGTATTTGGGCACCAATATAGAAATAAACACCAACATCCAACAGCTCAACATTACGTTATTGGTGGTAACTTTGGTGGTTTTTGTCAAATGTATTTTGTTTCTATTTTTTGATAAATTACACAAAATCAGCACCTCTTCAAAATACCTGTACCTATTTGGGTATATTCTGCTTCCTTTTATATTTATCACCAAAATTTCTTTTGGAATAAAGGACTACAATCCTAAAATCATAATTGGTCTCTTTTTATTAATATGGACCAACGATACTTTTGCATACATTGTTGGAAAATCCATCGGAAAAACCAAATTATTAGCACATATATCTCCCAAAAAAACAGTCGAAGGTTTTATAGGTGGTATTCTTTTTGCTATTTTAGCAGGGTATTTAATTTCTAAATATTACATAAAAGCAAAACCTGAATTTAGCCAACAATCTATTATAATTTGGGCATCTATAGCGGTAATTGTAGGTGTTTTTGGCACCATAGGAGATTTGATTGAATCGAAATTTAAAAGAATAGCTGGCGTAAAAGACAGCGGAAAAATAATGCCAGGCCATGGAGGCGTACTAGATCGACTAGATAGTGTTATATTTGTAGCACCAATTGTATTTTTATTTTATCAAATCTTAAATTATGTTTCATAA